One genomic region from Tachysurus fulvidraco isolate hzauxx_2018 chromosome 14, HZAU_PFXX_2.0, whole genome shotgun sequence encodes:
- the emilin3a gene encoding EMILIN-2, whose product MLWLDVLSPLIFMSVNIAVTNAFVALNPTSNRFSLYKSGDNSHYSSGKPTARYKNHCAYVVEKSVSYTVQDGAAPYVKAEYKKCGWGKKCPGLRYRMLYKPMFKVAYKTITELEWRCCHGFTGVGCDMGPTAYGMKAMPPFKGHVPSYKGPMPSHKGPLSSYKGSVSPFKGPMPAFKGRMPPFNDAVNAYEKRVPFHKGPMPLFQSPMSQSNYYRNHWNQPLAPSNIVDEYPGANAAPSYPENPFESYGEPETDHPDTVLEQHNPLSNNQDSVHDPIPDDHEPITNYQDPTPDLQQSNTRPDTKPFPETHSSSGDSELNQAAEESSVNVDRLNQMEEDVQRLSLGLETLRAKVTGLEDHLRASLREDANRMLSTLLSAAPAPIAVASQDMTVGFGDLPGGAPHIDGSDAIVNFSKLGELAEKVAELSADLLSKSTDFVELKKTVLDHDGVLQRLSAGAVNITDSQQALEILVETKLSKAEAAILGQFHKRMETAEQRCEDRVMEVHLQCKKQLMEGQEQLEQVINGSVTSLKMELANLELQGLEPEDVCCTAISGMTERLVLIEQSMDGLNQSQGHLQVELGGHKDHVEGMIEGRLAYVESLLSTPEKQKGSVADRTASISEDCLEEKMKELEIRLFTAIEELGNATSPALVEGQTVPTLDTEFKSLKKRVDVDLDLIQKHLNALELLCTSSCASQPVLTEYGEPLKMLEEKDNKTHENFNGQLSAQTERLDNLNATLNSLLMQLTKRQEEKELQGEVTLLKVTMRSVNHTLHGLKDSFGKVVNDVGQANFTWQEREERLAHQVKGVVHLVGRQASMLGAGERRLNRLKGELQDLRQRLASELQTCRSTALGVQKEVTDVGGRVARVEDQCGGLSQLSEDLDLIRGELEKHSDGYFSQVNSTLVNHSLQLSELRDGLKNCTKAPGLTEDHFMTVSPLWEEQHTAEPPKPRGDQFLDST is encoded by the exons ATGCTGTGGCTAGATGTCCTGAGCCCTCTCATTTTTATGAGTGTTAACATAGCTGTTACAAATGCTTTTGTTGCTTTGAATCCCACATCCAACCGTTTCAGCCTCTACAAGTCAGGAGACAATTCTCATTATAGCTCTGGCAAACCTACTGCTAGATACAA AAACCACTGTGCATATGTAGTGGAAAAGAGTGTTTCCTACACTGTTCAGGATGGTGCAGCTCCTTATGTGAAGGCGGAGTACAAAAAATGTGGCTGGGGGAAGAAGTGTCCTGGACTTAG GTACCGGATGCTCTACAAGCCAATGTTTAAAGTGGCATACAAGACAATAACTGAGTTAGAGTGGCGCTGTTGTCATGGATTCACTGGTGTTGGTTGTGACATGGGACCAACTGCTTATGGAATGAAAGCAATGCCCCCTTTCAAGGGTCATGTGCCATCCTACAAAGGTCCTATGCCATCTCATAAAGGTCCCCTATCTTCTTACAAAGGTTCCGTGTCACCTTTCAAGGGCCCAATGCCTGCCTTCAAAGGACGAATGCCACCTTTTAATGATGCAGTGAATGCTTATGAAAAGAGAGTGCCTTTCCACAAAGGACCAATGCCTCTTTTTCAGAGTCCAATGTCCCAATCCAACTATTACAGAAACCATTGGAATCAACCCTTGGCACCCTCTAACATAGTGGATGAATATCCTGGCGCTAATGCTGCACCGTCTTATCCAGAAAATCCATTTGAGTCTTATGGAGAACCTGAAACAGATCATCCTGATACAGTGCTGGAACAACACAACCCTCTGTCTAATAATCAGGATTCTGTACATGATCCCATTCCAGATGATCATGAACCAATAACAAACTACCAGGATCCTACACCAGATCTCCAACAGTCGAATACACGACCAGACACAAAGCCATTTCCTGAAACACATTCCTCTTCGGGTGACAGTGAGCTAAATCAGG ctGCTGAAGAGAGCAGTGTCAATGTTGATCGTTTAAATCAGATGGAAGAGGATGTGCAACGGCTTTCACTTGGTCTTGAGACACTTCGTGCTAAAGTGACTGGCTTAGAAGACCACCTACGTGCTTCACTCCGGGAAGATGCAAACCGCATGCTCTCTACACTTCTATCTGCAGCTCCAGCCCCTATTGCCGTTGCATCTCAGGACATGACTGTTGGTTTTGGAGACCTGCCTGGAGGAGCACCACATATAGATGGCTCAGATGCCATAGTTAATTTCTCAAAGCTGGGTGAGTTGGCTGAAAAAGTTGCAGAGCTAAGTGCTGATTTACTGTCTAAGAGCACagattttgtagaattaaaaaaGACAGTACTGGACCATGACGGGGTCCTGCAGAGGCTGTCTGCTGGGGCGGTAAACATCACAGATTCTCAACAAGCCTTGGAGATACTGGTGGAGACCAAACTTAGTAAGGCAGAAGCAGCTATCTTAGGACAGTTTCACAAGCGTATGGAGACTGCAGAGCAGCGTTGTGAAGATCGGGTGATGGAGGTGCATCTCCAGTGCAAGAAGCAGTTAATGGAAGGACAGGAACAGCTAGAGCAGGTCATAAATGGTAGTGTGACATCCTTGAAAATGGAGCTTGCAAACCTTGAGCTACAAGGTCTAGAACCAGAAGATGTTTGCTGCACAGCAATATCTGGAATGACTGAAAGGCTGGTTCTTATAGAGCAGTCAATGGATGGATTGAACCAGTCACAAGGGCACCTTCAAGTCGAGCTTGGCGGTCACAAGGACCATGTAGAGGGCATGATAGAAGGTAGACTAGCCTATGTAGAGTCACTGCTGAGTACACCAGAGAAGCAAAAAGGAAGTGTTGCTGATAGGACAGCTAGTATCTCAGAGGATTGCTTGGAGGAAAAGATGAAGGAGCTTGAAATTCGTTTGTTTACTGCTATAGAGGAACTAGGTAATGCTACTTCTCCAGCTCTGGTTGAAGGACAGACAGTGCCCACATTAGACACAGAATTCAAGTCTCTCAAAAAGAGGGTAGATGTAGATCTGGACCTCATTCAGAAGCATCTTAACGCCCTTGAACTTCTCTGCACTTCCTCTTGTGCTTCACAACCAGTCCTTACAGAATATGGTGAACCACTGAAAATGTTGGAAGAGAAAGAtaataaaacacatgaaaatTTTAATGGGCAGCTCagtgcacagacagaaagactaGACAATCTAAATGCAACTCTAAATTCATTACTCATGCAGCTGACTAAGAGGCAAGAAGAGAAGGAGCTTCAAGGTGAGGTAACCCTGCTAAAGGTAACCATGCGCTCTGTCAATCACACTCTTCATGGACTAAAAGACTCGTTTGGGAAGGTGGTTAATGACGTTGGACAAGCTAATTTTACCTGGCAAGAACGAGAGGAGAGGCTCGCACATCAGGTTAAGGGTGTGGTGCACTTGGTTGGACGGCAAGCCTCTATGCTGGGTGCTGGGGAGAGAAGGCTGAATCGTCTGAAGGGTGAGTTGCAGGATCTACGGCAAAGACTGGCTTCAGAACTCCAGACCTGTCGTTCAACTGCTCTGGGAGTCCAGAAAGAGGTAACTGATGTAGGAGGACGTGTGGCCCGTGTAGAAGATCAGTGTGGTGGCTTGTCACAGCTGTCTGAAGACTTGGACCTGATCCGAGGAGAACTGGAAAAGCATTCAGATGGATATTTCTCCCAGGTCAACAGCACCCTTGTGAATCATTCCCTTCAGCTATCTGAGCTAAGAGATGGACTGAAAAACTGCACTAAGGCCCCTGGGTTAACAGAGGACCACTTCATGACAGTATCTCCACTATGGGAAGAGCAACACACTGCTGAACCACCTAAACCAAGAGGAGACCAGTTTTTAGATTCCACATAG